Proteins found in one Lachancea thermotolerans CBS 6340 chromosome C complete sequence genomic segment:
- a CDS encoding ketopantoate reductase family protein (similar to uniprot|Q07589 Saccharomyces cerevisiae YDL144C Hypothetical ORF): MNNCLCDNDMDSKCKVLLVGSGGVGTIASYALEYAGKTKVTSVLRSDYDRVLEKGFSINSCDYGNGLIFKPSNIVNSVEASKKHGPFEYVVIATKCLPEVTSMIDVIAPAITKDTAIVLVQNGIGIEMEALTKFPENVVLSGVSMIGSANMGGHIEHESPDMLRIGYFENNNISQSHQEAVCKRFVDLYQNDKNQCVYDEDVKFSRWRKLVYNACLNPVCALTGVDIGRLEIWGGVDSIIRKAMREVLAIAKSDGVVLPEDVIEFMIRSDDPVYYRPSMLVDADKRNLLEIEVILGNPVRIARKNKVDVPFLTIIYELLKIVQSRTMEEKGMITIPKERPVPK, translated from the coding sequence ATGAATAACTGTTTGTGCGACAACGATATGGACAGCAAGTGCAAAGTTTTGTTAGTTGGATCAGGTGGTGTTGGGACTATTGCATCATATGCACTGGAGTACGCCGGAAAAACCAAGGTAACGTCCGTTTTGCGCTCAGACTATGATCGGGTATTGGAGAAAGGCTTCTCAATTAATTCCTGTGATTATGGAAATGGGCTCATTTTCAAGCCTAGTAATATTGTTAATAGCGTCGAAGCTAGCAAGAAGCACGGTCCATTCGAATATGTCGTAATAGCTACTAAGTGCCTTCCCGAAGTTACAAGTATGATAGATGTAATTGCTCCTGCAATAACAAAAGACACCGCAATAGTTCTAGTTCAGAACGGTATTGGTATTGAAATGGAGGCGTTGACTAAATTTCCTGAAAACGTCGTTCTAAGTGGCGTCAGTATGATTGGATCAGCAAACATGGGTGGCCACATTGAGCATGAAAGCCCTGATATGCTCAGAATCggatattttgaaaacaataatATAAGCCAGAGCCATCAAGAAGCCGTGTGCAAGAGATTTGTGGATCTTTACCAGAATGACAAAAATCAGTGTGTTTACGACGAAGAtgtcaaattttcaagatggcGTAAGTTAGTATACAACGCATGTTTGAACCCTGTATGCGCACTCACTGGTGTTGACATAGGTCGTCTAGAGATTTGGGGAGGTGTTGATTCAATCATCCGTAAGGCGATGAGAGAAGTCTTGGCCATTGCGAAGTCTGATGGCGTGGTTTTGCCTGAAGACGTTATAGAGTTCATGATTAGATCAGATGATCCAGTCTATTACCGACCCTCGATGCTTGTTGATGCCGACAAACGGAACCTGCTCGAGATTGAGGTAATTTTAGGGAATCCTGTTAGAATTGCGAGAAAGAATAAAGTTGATGTTCCTTTCTTAACTATTATCTATGAGTTGCTCAAAATAGTTCAAAGCCGGACGATGGAAGAGAAGGGAATGATCACGATTCCAAAAGAGAGGCCCGTTCCAAAGTAG
- a CDS encoding KLTH0C11924p (some similarities with uniprot|P38894 Saccharomyces cerevisiae YHR211W): MASEPQVLCITMHTPTSTYSTASTAFSIWTGSETSTYSTAVSTFTGSDGSTTTETVYYVEAPTVATTVFTPGTCSETSTYSVGRTAVTGSDGQPTTETMHYIETPAAVTTAYTAGYVTAATMYSTGATTFPGSDVKPTIQTAYYVETPSSGSQVYTQWTSSFASTYSTEFAAVVVDSVATTKTICHVETPSSGSDVYTPWTGSFSSTYSTDLSTFTGSGGQPTTNTIYYVEAPSSGSDVYTPWSGSFTSTFSTEFSTHTSSDGRPIIDTIYRVETLILASSVLARWTDKFTSSYSTKYATFTGSDGLASTQTAYYIETPVSAYNGNSTSYTNSPESTSTSMTSSGPPATTTSNAATTHDLPTSSQLSPGSISISSTATGAGFGSSSVSNAGFGSSCNSGSGSNSGSGSGSSSRLSQTTTITPKTQSSSSVYSTSSSETGSTASPYVSTYEGAASRIGFSLLFVLPLAFV; the protein is encoded by the coding sequence ATGGCATCGGAACCACAAGTACTTTGTATTACAATGCACACCCCGACTTCCACATATTCAACAGCTTCGACAGCTTTTAGTATCTGGACTGGTTCCGAAACTTCGACTTACTCTACTGCCGTGAGTACtttcactggatctgatGGCTCAACAACTACCGAGACTgtgtactacgtggagGCCCCAACTGTGGCCACCACTGTTTTCACTCCCGGCACTTGCTCTGAGACCTCGACCTACTCGGTTGGCAGAACCGCTGTCACTGGATCTGATGGCCAGCCCACCACCGAGACTATGCACTATATCGAGACCCCAGCCGCTGTGACAACCGCGTACACCGCTGGTTATGTAACTGCTGCAACCATGTATTCTACTGGTGCCACTACCTTTCCCGGTTCTGACGTTAAGCCAACCATCCAGACCGcctactacgtcgagaccccTTCGAGTGGGTCTCAAGTGTACACTCAATGGACCAGCAGCTTCGcctccacgtactccacaGAGTTTGCTGCCGTGGTAGTGGATAGTGTTGCCACGACCAAGACAATTTGCcacgtcgagactccatCGAGTGGCTCTGACGTgtacaccccatggaccggCAGTTTCAGCTCTACTTACTCGACTGACTTGAgcaccttcactggatctggcGGCCAGCCAACCACCAACACGATTTATTACGTCGAGGCGCCATCGAGTGGCTCTGACGTATACACACCATGGAGCGGGTCATTTACTAGTACGTTCTCGACCGAGTTCAGCACACATACTAGTTCTGATGGAAGACCAATAATTGACACTATCTATCGTGTCGAGACACTAATATTGGCGTCCTCAGTGCTTGCAAGATGGACAGACAAGTTCACTAGCTCATATTCGACTAAGTATGCGACTTTCACTGGTTCAGATGGTCTTGCATCTACTCAGACAGCGTATTACATCGAGACCCCTGTGTCTGCTTATAACGGCAACTCTACCAGCTACACAAACTCTCCAGAAAGCACTTCGACCTCAATGACATCTTCTGGTCCTCCAGCGACCACAACATCTAACGCGGCCACTACTCATGAtcttccaacttcttcccAGTTAAGTCCCGGGTCTATCTCAATCTCCAGCACCGCAACTGGCGCTGGTTTTGGCTCTAGTTCAGTTTCTAACGCCGGCTTTGGCTCAAGTTGTAACTCTGGCTCAGGTTCCAACTCtggctcaggctcaggctctAGTTCTAGGCTCTCTCAAACAACAACGATTACACCAAAGACGCAGTCCTCCAGCTCTGTATACTctacttcttcaagcgaGACTGGATCGACAGCTTCACCTTATGTCTCTACCTATGAGGGTGCTGCCAGCAGGATTGGTTTCAGCCTCTTATTTGTTCTGCCTTTAGCTTTTGTTTAG
- a CDS encoding KLTH0C11946p (conserved hypothetical protein), with protein MVRKAHLPLLASIASACATCPSISDVNVLSADDGSSSFWGTGLGAYIELTLSATEKGECWFSAPSNVFGNFPACPFSWDYGTVNSAGGNNYSIQFNQIPHGGVAKLGFLTSLAEGYKSSITSGKTDTYSFVTSSGEHKSSVSFNDFPSDQVYCGSCGTQQEGNSLSFDVSVPAAIIESAFTINIEKQQGYKFQTGGIKLYYTQSSNSFDEASNEQLVPSSSITDSSTEDKISIAFNGNLPSGCSGLRLSYDVAVLEEMTYYSSVCNVEFSSFSQQLTAYVYTKNHMGSIETPAVSKGPGCGSQTSSSSGYSSSTVTTLSPSTGFTSSSTSAAVTSATSSSGCDDGCDDGSGSSSSSSSPAAPTSSSGCDSGCDDNTATSSATPSTSTSSSSSSGTSCDSGCDENSGSGSGSGSGHGSGHYAGHVGRHNWGHNSGHKGGQGSGCKS; from the coding sequence ATGGTCAGAAAAGCACACTTGCCACTCTTGGCCAGTATCGCGAGCGCTTGCGCAACATGCCCTTCGATTTCAGACGTCAACGTCCTTAGCGCAGACGATGGCTCCTCCTCGTTCTGGGGAACTGGACTCGGTGCATACATTGAGCTTACTCTTTCAGCAACAGAAAAGGGTGAATGCTGGTTTTCGGCCCCTTCGAACGTCTTTGGGaattttccagcttgtcCTTTTTCATGGGACTACGGTACTGTGAACTCTGCAGGGGGCAATAACTACTCGATTCAGTTTAACCAAATTCCACATGGGGGTGTTGCAAAGCTGGGATTCCTTACTAGCCTCGCAGAAGGCTACAAAAGCTCCATTACTAGTGGTAAGACCGATACGTACTCCTTTGTGACGTCTTCAGGCGAACACAAGTCATCCGTTTCTTTCAACGACTTCCCTTCTGACCAGGTCTACTGCGGTAGCTGTGGAACTCAGCAAGAGGGAAACTCTCTCTCATTTGATGTGAGCGTACCTGCCGCCATTATTGAAAGCGCCTTCACCATCAATATCGAAAAACAGCAGGGATACAAGTTTCAGACCGGAGGCATTAAGCTCTACTACACTCAAAGCTCAAACTCGTTTGATGAGGCCTCCAACGAACAGCTGGttccttcttcctcaatcaCCGATTCATCGACAGAGGACAAGATTTCAATTGCCTTCAACGGCAATCTTCCATCAGGCTGCTCGGGTCTCAGACTGAGCTACGATGTagcagttcttgaagagatgACATATTACTCAAGTGTTTGCAACGTTGAATTCTCAAGCTTTAGCCAACAACTAACTGCCTACGTCTACACAAAGAACCACATGGGCTCAATTGAAACTCCTGCTGTGAGTAAGGGCCCTGGTTGTGGCTCCCAAACTAGCTCTAGCTCTGGTTATAGCAGTTCGACTGTTACTACCCTCAGCCCATCGACAGGTTTTACCTCGAGCTCCACTTCCGCCGCAGTGACTAGCGCTACATCCAGCTCAGGATGCGATGATGGATGCGATGATGGATCAGGTTCTAGTTCGAGCTCGTCTTCTCCTGCAGCCCCAACTTCGAGTTCAGGATGCGACTCAGGATGCGACGACAATACTGCCACTTCTAGCGCAACCCCTAGCACGAGTACTAGTTCTAGCTCCAGCTCAGGTACCTCTTGTGACTCTGGATGTGACGAGAACTCAGGCTCTGGTTCCGGGAGTGGATCAGGACATGGTTCTGGTCATTACGCCGGCCATGTAGGGCGCCACAACTGGGGCCACAATTCAGGCCACAAAGGAGGTCAAGGGTCTGGCTGTAAATCCTAA
- a CDS encoding KLTH0C11968p (highly similar to uniprot|P40896 Saccharomyces cerevisiae YJL213W Hypothetical ORF) has translation MKTCTIDVNERNNKKLEDLVAPWRLKPPQNYCITNTNLIDVVEGKTHPEAYIFINEGRISKVNFGREPKSEISKYYEIIDGTGKYVMPGLFDNHVHMGAVPGEMGLAQLAMMPESVAVLRLRFTMEASLARGFTTVRDCGGIEGFVKAAVANGSLIGPRLITCGHAISQTGGHGDLRPGSLPASAFDSCSCHTGTVGVVADGVDGCYTAAREEFRRGADFIKMMGSGGVASPTDKITNLQFCHDEIKALVDVAKTYHTYVTAHVYTPETIQNCIKLGVKGVEHGNLLDEETAELMAELGCCLTPTLVTCKIMASDQFGTFLGPVNRKKNAEVLGQGIDAIKIAQEKGVKICFGSDLLGPLGGYQTQEFFIRGKVQSARDVLLSATVTPAEMNGLGNKLGQVKPGFIANLLMMKSNPLEDVSIMDEPETNLVFVMKEGRIY, from the coding sequence ATGAAAACCTGTACTATTGACGTAAACGAgagaaacaacaaaaagttggagGATTTAGTCGCTCCTTGGCGGTTAAAACCTCCACAAAACTATTGCATCACTAACACCAACCTCATAGATGTGGTGGAAGGTAAAACTCATCCAGAAGCGTATATTTTCATAAACGAGGGCAGGATCTCTAAAGTCAACTTTGGCAGGGAACCTAAATCAGAAATCTCAAAATATTACGAGATTATTGACGGTACCGGAAAATATGTAATGCCAGGCCTCTTTGACAATCACGTCCACATGGGCGCAGTGCCAGGCGAAATGGGTTTAGCTCAACTAGCAATGATGCCCGAAAGTGTTGCCGTGTTGAGACTGAGGTTCACAATGGAAGCATCGTTGGCTAGAGGCTTTACGACAGTAAGAGACTGTGGAGGAATTGAAGGGTTTGTGAAAGCTGCGGTGGCAAATGGTTCCCTTATCGGCCCAAGGCTAATTACTTGTGGTCATGCGATCTCGCAGACGGGCGGTCATGGCGACTTGCGTCCTGGGAGCCTACCAGCAAGCGCGTTTGATAGCTGCTCCTGTCATACAGGGACGGTTGGTGTCGTTGCCGACGGTGTCGATGGGTGCTACACAGCTGCTAGAGAGGAGTTCCGCAGAGGCGCTGACTTTATCAAAATGATGGGCAGCGGAGGTGTGGCATCTCCTACTGATAAAATTACAAACCTTCAGTTTTGTCACGACGAAATTAAAGCTTTGGTTGATGTGGCCAAAACTTACCACACTTATGTCACTGCGCATGTTTACACGCCTGAAACGATTCAGAACTGTATCAAACTTGGAGTCAAGGGCGTTGAGCATGGAAACCTTTTAGACGAAGAGACTGCCGAGCTCATGGCCGAGCTAGGGTGCTGCTTGACTCCAACCTTAGTCACATGTAAGATCATGGCGTCAGACCAATTCGGAACATTCCTGGGCCCGGTAAACCGTAAGAAAAACGCAGAGGTTCTCGGTCAAGGAATCGACGCAATAAAaattgctcaagaaaaggGGGTAAAGATCTGCTTTGGCTCTGATCTACTAGGCCCCTTAGGCGGATACCAGACACAAGAGTTTTTCATAAGAGGGAAAGTTCAGAGTGCTCGTGATGTCCTTTTATCTGCAACCGTGACTCCAGCAGAGATGAATGGTTTGGGCAACAAGCTCGGCCAGGTGAAGCCTGGATTTATTGCtaatttgttgatgatgaaatcTAATCCACTTGAAGATGTGAGCATTATGGATGAGCCAGAGACAAATTTGGTTTTTGTGATGAAGGAGGGAAGGATATATTAG